The DNA segment GATGTGGATCGCCACCACGCCCTCCGCGGCGACACGGGTTGCCGCCTTGCTGGCCTTGTTGCCCAGCTTGACGCGCAGGATCTCCTCGGCCTTCGCCATGTCGCCGGCCGCTTCGGTCAGCGCCTTCTTGCATTCCATCATCGGCGCGTCGGTCTTCTCGCGCAATTCCTTGACCATGCTTGCGGTGATTTCCGCCATTGCTTTGCTCCAAATTCAGTGAATCACTTGCCACGGCGGGCGCGGCGGCGCGGGCAGCCTGATGACCCGCACCGCAGCGCCGCTGGCGCCGCGGCGGGTTGCCGTTACTCCGCGGCGTCCTCGACTTCGACGAACTCGTCGTCGCCGGCGAGTTGCTGCACCACTTCGTTGATGCCCTGGCTCTTGCCTTCGAGGATGGCATCGGCCATGCCGCGGGCGTAGAGGCGGATCGCGCCGGAGGAGTCGTCGTTGCCCGGGATCACGTAGCTCACGCCTTCCGGGGAATGGTTGGTATCGACCACGCCGATCACCGGGATGCCGAGCTTGCCGGCTTCGGTGATGGCGATCTTGTGGTAGCCGACGTCGATGATGAAGATCGCGTCGGGCAGGCCGCCCATGTCCTTGATGCCGCCGATGGACTTCTTCAGCTTGTCCATTTCGCGCTGCAACGTCAGGGCTTCCTTCTTCGACAGCTTCTCGAAGTTGCCTTCGGCCATGGCGGTTTCCAGATCCTTGAGGCGCTTGACGGACAGCTTCAGGGTCTTGAAGTTGGTCATCATGCCGCCCAGCCAGCGGTCATCGACATAGGGCATGCCGCAACGCTGGGCTTCCTCGGCGATGATTTCGCGCGCCTGGCGCTTGGTGCTGACGAACAGGATGGTGCCCTTCTTGGCCGCCATCTTGCGGACGAAGGCGATCGCCTCCTGGTACTTGGCCAGGGTCTTTTCGAGGTTGATGATGTGGATCTTGTTGCGATGGCCGAAAATGTACGGGGCCATCTTGGGGTTCCAGAAACGGGTCTGGTGGCCGAAGTGAACTCCCGCCTCCAGCATCTGGCGCATGGTAGTGCTCATAGAACTATCTCCGATATGGGTTGAACCTCCGCCTGGCCGTGCTGCTTCGCGCTGATTTCCCGCGGGAAGCCACCCTATCGGCGCCGGGCGTGTGGATTTTGCCCGGGACCACCCCGGACAAGCGCGCAATTATAACGGCTTGCGCAGTGTGGCACAAGCCGCAAAAGCGGCTTCGACGACCCGAGAGATGCTCACTTTCCGGACTGAAAGCGACACAGCTCTCCCAAAATCAGGCTAGACTATGACATACGATATAAGTCGATCGACGCGGGGCGGGTTCGAGTCCCTCCGGCAATTCGACATTGAGGAGACCAAGTCCGTGAGCCTTTTTGCCATGAATCGTCTCGCCGCAGACATTCTGGAAGTCGAGAACCAGTTTCTGAGCCACGCCCCGCTTGACCGCTTCGACCCGACCCGGACCAATGTCTCGCCGGCGATCAGGAAGGCGATCAGCGAAACCGCGGCAATCGAGGCCATCGTGCTGACGGTGGATATCCGCCGCTCATCCTGCGTCCTCAAGGAATCGATCGACATCCCGCAGTACGCCAAGATTCTCGACGATTTCGTCGCCGAGTTCCGCACCGTATTGCACTACCACGGCGGCTGGTTCGACAAATTCACCGGGGATGGCTTCATCTGCTACTGGCTGGTGGAGGACGCATTCACCGAGCGCATGGATACGGTGCTCGATTTCTGCTGTTCGGTGATGGATAACTTCCGCACCTACTACTACCCGGCCTTTGTCGCCAACATGCGTAACGAACCCGCGGGAATCGGGCTGTCGATCGGCGTCGATGCCGGCCCCTGCTACCTGACGCCGATCGTCGGCGACCTCACCATCATCGGCTCGCCGATTGTCGGCTCGGTGCGCATGTGCGCCGCCTGTCCGCCCTACCACCTGATGCTCAACGCCTACCCCGGCAGCCGCCTGATGGAAGGAACGACCACCGCCTGCGGCAGGCTGTCCGAAGACCTGGCCTACCAGGTCGAGGGCAAGTCGATCGTGACCAAGGAATATCCGCAAGGGCAGGTGGCCTATTCCGTGGAGTTTTACAGGAAGGGCTCGCGCCTGTTTTTCTGATGCGGCGGGCGTGCGGCAAGCGGCCTGCGGGTAAAATGTCCTTCCCCAATCCCGCCCCGCTTTCATGGCCATTTCAATAAAAACCGCCCAGGACATCGCCGAGATGCGGGTCGCCTGTCGCCTGGCGGGCGAGGTCCTCGACTACATCGAGCCCTTCGTCAAACCGGGCATCACCACCGCCGCTCTCGACAAGCTCTGCCACGACTACATGGTCGACGTGCAGGGCTGCATTCCGGCGCCGCTCAACTACGCGCCGCCCGGTTACGCGCCCTATCCCAAATCGATCTGCGCCTCGGTCAACCATCAGGTCTGCCATGGCGTGCCCAACGACCGCGCGCTGAAGAAGGGCGACATCGTCAACCTCGACATCACCACCATCAAGGACGGCTGGCACGGCGACACCAGCCGCACCTACTGCGTCGGCGAAACCTCGATCCTCGCCAAACGGCTGGTATCGATGACGCACGAATGCATGTGGGTCGGCATCGCGCAGGTCAAGCCCGGCGTGCATCTGGGCGCGGTCGGCAATGCGATCCAGAAGCACGCCGAAGGCGCGGGATTTTCCGTGGTGCGCGAATTCTGCGGTCACGGCATCGGCCGCAATTTCCACGAAGAACCCCAGGTGCTGCACTACGGCAAGGCCAGCGACGGCCCGCTGCTGGTGCCCGGCATGGTATTCACCATCGAACCGATGATCAACGCCGGCAAGGCGGCCATTTCCGAACTGCCGGACGGCTGGACCATCGTCACCAAGGACCGCAGCCTTTCCGCCCAGTTCGAACACACCGTCTGCGTTACCGAAACCGGCGTCGAGGTGATGACGATGTCCGCCGGTGCGCCACCCTGCCCGGCCCACATCCGCATCACGCCCTGAGCGTCCTCGCCAAGCCCGACGCCTTTTGAATCCATGAGCGAACTGCGCGAACTGGCGGCCGATGCGCGCCGACGCCTGGGCGAAGGGCAGCAGGCGCTGACCGCCGCCTGGCGGGAAAAGAAGGACGGCGTGGCCCTGCTTCGCGGCCGCGCGGCGCTGGTCGATAACGCCCTGCGGGAAGTCTGGAACGCGCTGGACATGCCTGCCACCTGCGCCCTGGCCGCGGTCGGCGGCTACGGCCGCGGCGCGCTCTACCCCGGCTCCGACGTCGACCTGCTGATCCTGGTGCCGGACGAACTCGGCATTGCCTGCGAATCAGGGACCGCGCCGCAACTTGAGCAACTGGTCGGCCTGCTGTGGGACATCGGGCTCGACATCGGCCACAGCGTGCGCACCATCGACCACTGTCTGGACGAGGCCGAGCGCGACATCACGGTCAAGACCGCGCTGCTCGAAGCCCGCTACCTGGCCGGCTCGCGCGCTCTCTTCGACGATTTCGAGCAGAGCTACAACGCCGCGCTGGAACCCGCCGCGTTCTTCAGGGCCAAGCAACTGGAACAGGCGGAACGCTATGCCAGGTTCAACGACACGCCCTACAGCCTCGAACCCAACTGCAAGGAAAGTCCCGGCGGCCGCCGCGACCTGCAGGTAATCCGCTGGGTGGCGCGCGCCGCCGGCATCGGCGAAGACTGGAAAGCGCTGGCCAAGGCCAAACTCATCACCACGTCCGAAGTGCGCCAGCTGGAAAGCGCCGACCAGTTCCTGCGCGACCTGCGCATCGAACTGCACCTGCTGACCGGGCGCCGCGAAGACAGGCTGCTGTTCGACCACCAGGAAAAGCTCGCCGCGGCGATGGGCGTCCATCCGACCGATGCCAAGCGCGCCTCCGAAGTGCTGATGCAGCGCTACTACCAGAACGCCAAGCTGGTCACGCAGCTCAACTCGCTGGTGATGCAGGTGCTGAGCGACCGCCTGCTGCCGGCGCGCGAAGGCCCGCCGATCATCATCGACGCCCACTTCCAGATGGTGCG comes from the Sulfuritalea hydrogenivorans sk43H genome and includes:
- the rpsB gene encoding 30S ribosomal protein S2; this translates as MSTTMRQMLEAGVHFGHQTRFWNPKMAPYIFGHRNKIHIINLEKTLAKYQEAIAFVRKMAAKKGTILFVSTKRQAREIIAEEAQRCGMPYVDDRWLGGMMTNFKTLKLSVKRLKDLETAMAEGNFEKLSKKEALTLQREMDKLKKSIGGIKDMGGLPDAIFIIDVGYHKIAITEAGKLGIPVIGVVDTNHSPEGVSYVIPGNDDSSGAIRLYARGMADAILEGKSQGINEVVQQLAGDDEFVEVEDAAE
- a CDS encoding adenylate/guanylate cyclase domain-containing protein; translated protein: MNRLAADILEVENQFLSHAPLDRFDPTRTNVSPAIRKAISETAAIEAIVLTVDIRRSSCVLKESIDIPQYAKILDDFVAEFRTVLHYHGGWFDKFTGDGFICYWLVEDAFTERMDTVLDFCCSVMDNFRTYYYPAFVANMRNEPAGIGLSIGVDAGPCYLTPIVGDLTIIGSPIVGSVRMCAACPPYHLMLNAYPGSRLMEGTTTACGRLSEDLAYQVEGKSIVTKEYPQGQVAYSVEFYRKGSRLFF
- the map gene encoding type I methionyl aminopeptidase produces the protein MAISIKTAQDIAEMRVACRLAGEVLDYIEPFVKPGITTAALDKLCHDYMVDVQGCIPAPLNYAPPGYAPYPKSICASVNHQVCHGVPNDRALKKGDIVNLDITTIKDGWHGDTSRTYCVGETSILAKRLVSMTHECMWVGIAQVKPGVHLGAVGNAIQKHAEGAGFSVVREFCGHGIGRNFHEEPQVLHYGKASDGPLLVPGMVFTIEPMINAGKAAISELPDGWTIVTKDRSLSAQFEHTVCVTETGVEVMTMSAGAPPCPAHIRITP